A window of Chryseobacterium sp. IHB B 17019 genomic DNA:
TATAGTCAAAGGTAATATAACCCCCGGTGTCTGTAGTTTCTATAATAACCGTTATTGAACTTACTCTTTCCCCATGTTGGTTAGTCCAGTGAATGTTTTGATTGAGCCATACATTGGGCTGTAAGTAACCCAGTCTCTTTAGATCAGCAATCGTAATTCGTTTTAAACTTTCTACCTCATCGGGACCGTTGCTCCATCTTCCCATTATGTTAATCTTAATTAATTATTAGTGTTTTGTAGTATTCTGCATCTGCTTTACTTTCGCTTAGCGTTTGCATTGCTTTGGCATTTGCTTTATTAAATTTTGCTGAAGCTCTTTAATTTTGTATTTCTTTTCCGAAATAACCTAAATTATTAAGGAACTTTCCATCTTTTTTAGCCTTTTTTTGTAACAAATCCTTTATTCATAGTGTTTACAAGCGTTTAAAGCATGTCCGGAAAAATACCGTTAAACAACGGCTAAAATCCGTTTCTTTCTCTATAAAAACGGCGTTACTGTTCAATAAACGAATCAAAATCAGGGAATTCAAAGTCTGTTCTTTCCAGTAAATCCGGTAAGTCTATGCCCATTTCAGGGAATTCAATTTCAGGAAAATCAATATTCATTTCAGGAATTTCCATATTTAATTCTGTTATATCCAATTCAGGCATATCAATTTCAACATCTAATATCTTTAATATATCAATATCTAATTCTGAAAGATTAATTTCTATGGCTTCCATTTTTGTTTTTTGCTTTATTTTTTGTTCGTTTCCATTTTTCTGCATATTGTTAGACAAATCATAATTCTGGGTTTCTACTTTTTCAGCCTTTTTTTCTGCTGTAATTTTCTTTTTCATAACCTTAGATTTTGTGAGGATTGATTTGGACTTTTTGACCCTATATCTGAACGGTCGAAAAGTCTAAACTTTTGTTTTTCATTTTTGTTACAATTGTCGGTCAAAAAGTCTAAACTTTTTTCGGTAAGTTTTACTATTTTCTGTTTTATCAGTTCCGAAACTTTACCTTTCAAATTTTGAGAATATTTCAATGTCATTTTCTCAAATCTTTTTTTGTGATAATATTTATCCTTTTTGCTGAGGTTTATCCAGTAATTAGGATTCCGGTAGTCTTTCAGCTTATTGATTTCCGGTAGTCTCATTTTTGTTTCATCGATCGTATAGTCATAGAAATAAACTTCCTGAAACTCTTTTAATAAAAGGTTTTTGAATAGATCCATCATTTCAGGTTTTATAAGGTCCGATAGACACACAATATCCAAATCATTCAGTACATTCATTTTTAAGAACTTAATTTCAAATCGTAAAGTATTGGGTTGTAAATGCTCGTTTACAGTCTTTTTAAATACACTGAATTCTTTCTTTTCATCGGGTTTCATAAAATTTACGTTTTCTGAATACTTCTTTAACTTTTTTTCATACTGCGCTGTTTTATTGTAAATCTTAATAATATAATCTCTCTTTGCAGACTGATAATAAAAAGAACCGGAAATAGTTTTATTAAATTCTGCTGATCGGTGGAACAGTAAATTTTGAAGGAGTCTGTTCGGATCAAATGGCAATTGTATATTTACTCCTATTTCAATATTCTCCAATCTGCAAGATTCGGGTTTCAAGCCTAATTCTGTTTCAAGGTCTTGTAAAGCTGAGAAAAGGTTTATCATATCAAAATCATTTCCGTTAAAGTCTATACGGTTAAAGAATTTATGAATGCTTCCCTTTACCATTACCCGACCCGAAGCATATTTGATGATCTGCATTCCGAAATATTCTCCTTCCTTTTTATTGTCCGTTTCTCCGGTTTCATTGTTTACGGAAATGGTAAAATCGGTCTTGTCGGTGGGAAGCTCATAATTTTTATCCGTATACTGAATTTTTACAAAGTCGGTCGGCATAATTTCTTATCTTTGTAAAGACAAAAGGGGTAAACCTTTGTCAAGTTTGAACAACTTAAGGGATGTAATTTTTTATATCCCTTTTTTATGGGCTACTCTGGGCTAGTTCCTTTACTTTCTCTGTTAATTCAGATTTTTCACACGGATAAAACTCAGGAAAAACATTGAGTTCAACAGACTGGTTATCTTTGAGATAACAGACAATACATAATTTTTTTTTATTTTCTACAAATATATCCGTAGAATAATAATTACTGATTCCGGTGGGCTTTAAGCCCAGCTTGGTACATACGGACCAATTGGAAGCATCTCGAAGCCGTAAAAAGTTATTGAATCCACTATAGGTATTATAGCCGTTGTTCTTTTCAATGCGCAGAAGCTCAGGCAGGAAATCATCTTTTTCGGTTGATTGTATATTTTGCTTTCTATACTGCCGGAAAGTCTTTTTAACCTCATCTAATTGGTAGATAATGGTTGTGCAGTCTTGGTAATTGTTATTAGAAACAGGCATCATAGAAAATTTAATCGTTAACAATCATTGCATTTTCTATTTCATCCAGCCTGTAATAAACCCTGGAACCGAGCTTATAGGATTTCAGGATTCCTCGCCTGCGCCACTCATGGATGGTCGGTTTTGACACTCCGAAACGTTCGCAGATGTCGTCTGCGGAAAGGTAGCGTTTCGGTTCGTTCTCTTTGAAGGTTTTTTCTAAGTCGGTAAGTAAAGATTCTTTTATTTTGCTTACGATTTCATTGATGAGGTTTTCGGGTTCTACCCCGACAAAATTTATGGTTTCCATTATATTGTGAGTTTTATTTGTTTCACAATACAAAGGTTGGAATTATGCTTACCCTATTTTATTCTTTAGGGGTAGTGCTGGGGTAGTCTTGTGGTAGTAAATAGTTTAAAATAATTTCAAAAAAATATTGTTAAAAAGTCTTTGAATTATAGAAATTTTTGATTTTACTTTTATGCTTTTCAGTGATCTGATAATCCTTTGAAGATTTATTTTTTGTTTTCCTGTTAAGGCAATATTTTTTAATGTTGGTATAACTTCCACCAATCAGATTATGAATAATCTTATATTCGTTTTCGGGACTTACTCCATCTTTAATAAGTTTGGCAAAAACACCTAAATATTCAAGAAGGGCTATTTTTTCCGGTGTTGTCAGATTACTTATGTCTTCTTGCTCTTCCTCTTTATAAATTTCCTGTTTTTTATTTTCGTTACTATTTCCATTAACAGGAATTATATTGTTTTTTTGTAGTTCAAATAGTTTAATTTTTCTATCAATTTCATCCATGATTTTGAACACAGCAAATCCAAAATCTTTAAACTTTTCATTGTCAGCTTTTATAGTTCCATCTTCATAATATAAAAAATGAAAATACTCTAAATGATAAATTTTATCCAATAAATACTTTTTATGAATAGATTTATAATCGTTAGGTATGTGAAAATAATCAGGTCTTTTTCGTTGATTTTCAATTAATGAAAAGAGGTGTTCAATAGGGTGCATAATTATAATTCCATCATCATCATCATCATCTCCAAATGGATCTATATTCGAAAAAGAGTGAAATGGATTTCCAATAAATGGTAAATAGTGCTTAACATTACAATCAACAATATAAGCAAACATATCAAGGGTAATTTCGGCATCATCTGAACTAAATCCTTCATATTCAGAATATGTAAATTCTTTAGTCCAAATCAAGTTATTAAAAACCCTTCCTCCATATTCAACCTTAGTCCAATATAAACATAGCCTTTTAATTTCCTTTAAAAAATCTATTTCTCTGGCATTTTGATATTTATCTATAAAATTGTTTAAATCTTTGGTGTAATTTTCTTCAAAGTCTTTAAATGAATAATAAAATGGTAAATCCATGATCTTAATTTTAGAAGACCAATTTAAATAGCTAATGCGACAAAGAATGTCGCATTAAAAAATAAGAGACTGTTATTTTAAAACAGTCTCATTCTTAAATTATTTTTATAAATCTAAGATGTATGTTCTATAGGCATCAGAAGCCAATAAATTAACTTTTTTCTTGTTT
This region includes:
- a CDS encoding helix-turn-helix transcriptional regulator; translated protein: METINFVGVEPENLINEIVSKIKESLLTDLEKTFKENEPKRYLSADDICERFGVSKPTIHEWRRRGILKSYKLGSRVYYRLDEIENAMIVND